Proteins encoded within one genomic window of Vidua macroura isolate BioBank_ID:100142 chromosome 2, ASM2450914v1, whole genome shotgun sequence:
- the ADPRHL1 gene encoding inactive ADP-ribosyltransferase ARH2 isoform X1: MDKFKAALVLAAVGDALGYRNFSRENNALGAKIQQELKEIGGLENLVLSPDKWPVSDNTLMHMATAEAVITDYWCLEDLYRELVKRYVDAVDKLTGRRPDPATIEGCRELKPDNHLLAWHTPFNEKGSGFGASTKAMCLGMRYWKPERLESLIEVSIECGRMTHNHPTGFLGSLCTALFVAYAIQGKPLAQWGREMMKVVPMAEEYCKKTIRHMAEYQEHWFYFEAKWQFYLEEREINEENQNQPVFPANYDAEEREKTYRRWSSEGRGGRRGHDAPMIAYDALMGCGGDWTELCNRSMFHGGESAATGSIAGCLFGLVYGLSKVPKGLYQDLEQRERLEFLGENLYRLSMEENTKSTHFCGDNKMLIDPLVLKKKLNRMATEQGAFAVLSSLLLYVTELAAGDLQISNKRTKWAEGKENQVSSNQPCPDPIRVQYPTRFQLLRSRFLNNNREPYTKKRREVGKLVIKEKMWVSRAGNKLDRNRDRKGDGKAVEEDADTAPSERARWTSVTGKNTVKNILKKFLAAEEKEAKEKSPSWKKKGTNSSLPKIVNKNSVLSKLKEKFEQSTLCSAAEVKASLLHKGERKTKNFPSRKAIRKPEVRVLRMAAMTATGIKSPESQNLVCSMVPVPRFSMATKINHPWSWSKNNATKQPFGHGTLLKEKEGSNRDHRENKTLGNAAQDREDKEELLVAAEAMSDAKDCAEDKTDSTKQGPNFHPVLNNSSTTHKNKALADCIPPLPECGLDCDRTNMPAGPDTSSLLGITNALQHVEEDSPPSDSLDSSAAEGSHEQSPQDTKPGFRFLIPEIQIPEISLYVYGSDEDDKELTEPEKDPFFASQKCVPEQKVLENIPPFCSPKFSASCEFEPSVDDQQLTVLIPASGTKAPIEALDLRGKYSKEAKKEATFHSEDKMSSSKNDSDVPNIEEENKTPNSQMQNELKTMQPQPPQMNFSSQNNFDVSSRDIQVPDANQNKPTLSSNESLELKPGAASEEDTTSLGKTQSPLPGDLVKHNSFISEEDFGKDKLSSSNEVMNHSNNQALQRSSFTDLETCHKPSESVIEHEEDTADEMPWPDSEAWQPPVSTSLPISMSGIAGQGIHRTLGNPLALPPLDLVGQGAGAVEHEHDSHGCEKHPHPPSDELTNCGNDTMGEKKTICDFKNQALFSDHATENENSTDKETKTCQRRENCLSHSNTKPGKHENKATLAENPLLPLEKSQTPILDDTKKQGCGMLEENPIPSSTELVSDQKKDAKSRNKISEHTRDKLFSSDDDMKHESEMETEEKEERNALHKFEQEPVFTPNDTVDHDNNSSKENDAYSLQTPQLPSSEHDTNIQGVKNTGQSLENLASLRDFVKHKHDVTGDENINYNNRKNHLDSSDEPMKHTNDSEGLENIKSDFNNYSMPPRHTRSQDNKMADEDNTTLETQKQMSPGDLIKPETKPDKKETKHTSEKFQSPALNKVPNCQDRSPSGERKQKTPAAEDTGSPETEAVKEDIEQQFSGKHQLPPSRKSGMHEEDVPGDKQQMRFEDLLTPDTNTAKEKDKLPSSRKCPSIPPETLVKPQEKITPEQKQKTPDSSGFKKPGTNSVKEKDGNPDSEKVPSSNEVLKSQEKSTSEERKQKIPAGEDTRSPEEKAAKKKDKYQRSGNHPLPPSSKLLKPEKNIPGGEKPRTISESFTKPGANAVKNKSKDPASGMCQSPYSNLPMKPQENNSTVKKEHLPPPHDEKPTYKTGSPEKKSEAERREKYQLGSSAQSERHSNDGSGEEGPVGDSRSYQAPSPSNGLNCKSSAVPKETSLSNTEKSPKSFSSLQVVSKEEVNPAGNREKQPGFKKYKALSSKTLVRHEKDTAEREGSGQAAGQTSEKKAELEDCSKATPFSKYTVESYSEGSLDSAFKPLIIRVTDTFKHHS, translated from the exons GTTCTGGATTTGGAGCTTCCACAAAAGCCATGTGTTTAGGGATGCGATACTGGAAGCCAGAAAGGCTGGAGTCACTTATTGAAGTGAGCATCGAGTGTGGACGAATGACTCATAACCATCCCACAG GTTTTCTAGGGTCCCTATGCACAGCTCTCTTTGTGGCATATGCAATACAAGGGAAACCCCTTGCGCAGTGGGGAAGAGAGATGATGAAGGTTGTGCCCATGGCTGAAGAATACTGTAAGAAGACCATTCGTCACATGGCAG AATATCAAGAGCACTGGTTTTACTTTGAAGCCAAGTGGCAGTTTTATTTGGAGGAGAGAGAAATCAATGAGGAAAATCAGAATCAACCTGTCTTTCCAGCCAACTATGAtgcagaggagagagaaaag ACGTACCGGCGCTGGAGCTCTGAAGGCCGGGGGGGAAGACGAGGCCACGACGCCCCCATGATCGCGTACGACGCCCTCATGGGCTGCGGTGGGGACTGGACAGAGCTCTGCAACCGCTCCATGTTCCATGGAG GGGAGAGCGCGGCGACTGGCTCCATCGCCGGCTGCCTGTTCGGCCTGGTTTACGGCCTGAGCAAGGTGCCCAAGGGCTTGTACCAGGACCTGGAACAAAGGGAGAGGCTCGAGTTCTTGGGCGAGAATCTTTACCGACTATCCATGGAGGAAAA CACCAAAAGCACACACTTCTGTGGAGATAATAAGATGCTTATAGACCCTCTGGTGCTGAAGAAGAAGCTCAATAGGATGGCAACAGAGCAAGGAGCCTTTGCTGTTCTCAGCAGCCTGCTGCTATACGTCACCGAGCTCGCAGCCGGCGATCTACAGATCAGCAACAAGAGGACGAAATGGGCAGAAGGTAAAGAAAACCAGGTGAGCTCTAACCAGCCATGTCCAGATCCAATCAGGGTTCAGTATCCAACCAGATTTCAGCTCTTGCGGTCCAGGTTTCTAAACAACAATCGTGAGCCGTACAccaagaagagaagagaagtcGGCAAACTGGTCATTAAAGAGAAGATGTGGGTGAGCAGGGCTGGTAACAAGCTGGACAGAAATAGAGACAGGAAGGGAGATGGAAAAGCAGTGGAGGAGGATGCAGACACAGCACCCAGCGAGAGGGCAAGGTGGACTAGTGTGACTGGAAAAAACACAGTGAAGAACatcctgaagaaatttttagCTGCCGAAGAAAAAGAAGCCAAGGAGAAGTCtcccagctggaaaaagaaGGGAACAAACAGCAGTTTGCCAAAAATAGTCAACAAGAATTCAGTCTTGTCCAAACTGAAGGAGAAGTTTGAACAAAGCActctctgctcagctgcagaggtGAAAGCATCGCTCTTGCATAAAGGTGAGAGAAAGACTAAAAACTTCCCCAGCAGAAAAGCTATTCGTAAGCCTGAGGTCAGAGTGCTGCGCATGGCAGCAATGACAGCCACAGGTATAAAGAGTCCAGAGTCCCAAAATTTAGTGTGCTCCATGGTCCCAGTGCCCAGATTCAGCATGGCTACCAAAATTAACCATCCTTGGAGCTGGTCGAAAAATAATGCCACAAAGCAGCCTTTTGGTCATGGCACACTactgaaggaaaaggagggatcCAACAGAGaccacagagaaaacaaaaccctgggaaatgcagcacaggacagggaGGACAAAGAAGAGTTACTGGTGGCAGCAGAGGCCATGTCAGATGCAAAGGACTGTGCTGAGGATAAAACAGATTCCACAAAACAGGGACCCAACTTTCATCCTGTTCTAAATAACTCTTCAACTACTCATAAAAACAAAGCTCTTGCAGACTGCATTCCCCCCTTACCTGAATGTGGTCTAGATTGTGACAGGACTAACATGCCAGCTGGGCCTGACACATCTTCACTATTGGGAATTACCAATGCTCTGCAACATGTTGAGGAAGACAGCCCACCTTCTGACTCACTTGACTCTAGCGCAGCTGAAGGATCCCATGAACAAAGTCCTCAGGATACTAAACCAGGATTCAGATTCCTGATTCCTGAAATTCAGATTCCTGAAATATCTCTGTATGTATATGGTTCAGATGAAGATGACAAAGAGCTCACAGAGCCAGAAAAAGACCCTTTCTTTGCAAGCCAAAAATGTGTTCCAGAGCAGAAAGTACTGGAAAACATACCGCCATTTTGCTCTCCAAAATTTTCAGCATCTTGTGAATTTGAGCCTTCAGTGGATGATCAACAGCTAACTGTCCTAATACCAGCTTCTGGCACAAAGGCACCAATAGAGGCACTGGATTTAAGAGGCAAATATTCTAAGGAAGCCAAAAAAGAAGCAACATTTCACAGTGAAGACAAAATGTCTTCTAGCAAAAATGATAGTGATGTCCCAAATATAGAGGAGGAAAATAAGACACCCAACAGCCAAAtgcaaaatgaattaaaaacaatgCAGCCTCAGCCTCCTCAAATGAATTTTAGCTCACAAAATAACTTTGATGTTTCCAGTAGGGACATACAAGTTCCAGATGCAAATCAGAACAAACCTACACTCTCCTCAAATGAGAGCCTGGAGCTAAAGCCTGGTGCTGCATCAGAAGAGGATACTACTTCTTTGGGAAAAACACAAAGCCCTTTACCAGGTGACCTTGTGAAGCACAATTCCTTTATTTCAGAAGAAGATTTTGGGAAGGACAAATTATCGTCATCAAATGAAGTGATGAATCACTCAAACAACCAAGCCTTACAAAGGAGTTCCTTCACTGACCTGGAGACCTGCCACAAGCCATCTGAATCTGTCATTGAGCATGAAGAGGACACTGCAGATGAGATGCCCTGGCCTGACTCTGAGGCATGGCAGCCACCCGTGTCAACCTCTTTACCAATATCGATGAGTGGGATTGCAGGACAAGGTATCCATCGCACTCTTGGAAATCCTCTGGCACTTCCACCTCTTGATCTGGTGGGACAGGGAGCTGGTGCTGTGGAACATGAGCATGACAGCCATGGCTGTGAGAAGCATCCACACCCCCCTTCAGATGAGTTGACAAATTGTGGGAATGACACAATGGGGGAGAAGAAAACCATATGTGATTTTAAGAACCAAGCACTATTCTCAGATCAtgcaacagaaaatgaaaattctacAGACAAAGAGACAAAGACATGTCAGAGACGTGAGAACTGTCTTTCACATTCAAACACAAAGccaggaaaacatgaaaataaagccACACTAGCAGAAAATCCCCTGTTACCCTTGGAGAAGAGCCAAACACCAATATTAGATGATACCAAAAAGCAAGGATGTGGTATGCTAGAAGAGAATCCAATTCCTTCATCAACTGAATTGGTCTCAGACCAAAAGAAGGATgcaaaaagtagaaataaaatatctgaacACACAAGGGATAAGCTCTTCTCCTCAGATGATGACATGAAGCATGAAAGTGAGATGGagacagaggagaaagaagagagaaatgccTTGCATAAATTTGAGCAGGAACCAGTATTCACACCAAATGATACTGTGGACCATGATAATAACTCTTCAAAGGAGAATGATGCTTATAGTCTTCAAACACCTCAGTTACCTTCATCAGAGCATGATACCAACATTCAAGGAGTGAAAAATACTGGACAGAGTTTGGAGAATCTAGCATCTCTGAGAGATTTTGTGAAACATAAACATGATGTGACAGGAGATGAAAACATCAATTACAATAACAGGAAAAACCACCTGGACTCATCAGATGAGCCAATGAAACATACAAATGACAGTGAAGGGCTAGAAAACATCAAGTCAGACTTCAACAATTATTCAATGCCACCAAGACACACAAGAAGTCAGGACAATAAGATGGCTGATGAGGACAATACCACTCTAGAGACACAGAAACAAATGTCACCAGGTGACCTCATAAAGCCTGAAACTAAGCCAGACAAAAAAGAGACTAAGCATACCTCTGAGAAGTTCCAGTCACCTGCTTTAAACAAAGTGCCAAATTGTCAAGACAGAAGCCCTTCAGGAGAGAGGAAGCAAAAGACACCAGCAGCAGAAGACACTGGATCACCTGAAACAGAGGCAGTAAAAGAGGATATTGAGCAGCAGTTTTCTGGGAAGCATCAGCTACCTCCATCAAGAAAGTCAGGAATGCATGAGGAAGATGTTCCAGGAGACAAACAGCAAATGAGATTTGAAGATCTTCTGACACCTGATACAAATACTGCAAAAGAGAAGGACAAACTTCCAAGTTCCAGGAAGTGTCCATCAATACCACCAGAAACATTGGTTAAGCCTCAAGAAAAAATTACTccagaacaaaagcaaaaaacaccAGATTCTTCAGGTTTTAAGAAGCCTGGTACTaattctgtaaaagaaaaggatggaaatccaGATTCTGAGAAAGTGCCTTCTTCAAATGAAGTGCTGAAGTCTCAAGAAAAAAGCACTTCAGAAGAGAGGAAGCAAAAGATACCAGCAGGAGAGGACACCAGGTCACCTGAAGAAAAGGctgcaaaaaagaaagataaatacCAACGTTCTGGTAACCATCCGTTACCTCCTTCAAGTAAATTATTGAAGCctgagaaaaatattccaggaGGAGAAAAACCACGAACTATATCTGAAAGTTTTACAAAGCCTGGTGCAAAtgctgtaaaaaataaaagcaaagatcCAGCTTCTGGGATGTGCCAGTCCCCATACTCAAATTTGCCCATGAAGCctcaagaaaataattccaCAGTCAAAAAGGAGCATTTGCCACCACCACATGATGAAAAACCAACATATAAAACTGGTAGTCCAGAAAAGAAGAGTGAAGctgagagaagagagaaatacCAGCTAGGCTcttcagctcagtcagagaggcACAGCAATGATGGCTCAGGAGAGGAGGGCCCTGTGGGTGATTCCAGAAGCTATCAAGCTCCATCACCAAGCAATGGCCTAAACTGTAAAAGCAGTGCTGTCCCAAAAGAGACCAGTTTGTCTAATACAGAGAAATCCCCCAAATCATTCTCATCATTACAAGTTGTGTCAAAAGAGGAGGTAAATCCTGCtggaaacagagaaaagcagccTGGATTTAAGAAGTACAAAGCGCTCTCGTCAAAGACTTTGGTGAGGCATGAGAAAGATACTGCTGAAAGGGAGGGGAGTGGGCAGGCAGCTGGCCAAACGAGTGAgaaaaaggcagagctggaggactGCTCTAAAGCAACGCCATTCTCAAAATACACAGTGGAAAGCTACAGTGAAGGATCCTTAGATTCAGCTTTCAAACCATTGATCATTAGAGTAACTGACACATTTAAACATCACAGCTAA